The genomic window ATAAGCGTAACACTAAACAGCTGAAGGGAATTGGTACGGCATATTTAGAATATCACATTCCTGCCGTTGAGGGACTTTATGCTAGAACAAATTGGGGTATAGACTATACTCAAAACGAGGGCGATACCTATATCAGCCCTATTACTTCTACCGGCTTTGCAAGACAAGGTGCCTTAACTAGGTCAATGAGCAGAAATTTCCGTTACACCGGAACCTCTTCTTTAAATTATAAAAATACTTTCGATAAGCACGAGCTTAACGGAGGAGTGTTTTTTGAGGTAGTTAAAAATGACTATAGAACGTTCGGTTTCTCAGGTTTCGGATTAGATAACGGCTTTCCAAATGAGACCGGTATCACTCCTGGTTCAGCTGCGAATGAAAATTACATCCCAACGGTAAATGGTAACGGTAATCAAACTGGTTTAATGTCAGTATTTGCTTCTTTAAATTATGGCTATAATAGTAAATATTACATCAATGCGGTAATTAGAAGAGATGGCTCTTCTCGTTTCGGTTTAGATAGACGATGGGCTAATTTTGGGTCTATCGGTGCTACTTGGGCTATCGATAGAGAGGATTTCGTCAAAGAAATCTCTTGGATTAGTCAATTAAACCTAAGAGCTAGTTACGGTACTTCAGGAAACCAACCGATCAATGAATATCCGCTATCACAGTTGACTAAGACCGCTTACGCTGGAGTAACTGCATGGACTCCGACTATTTCAGGAAATCAATTGTTAACTTGGGAAACCAATAAAACTTTCAACGTTGGTTTAGATTTTGGTGTATTTAAAAATCGATTGAGTGGTACTTTAGAATATTATAATAGGTTAGCGATTAATCAGTTCTATAATGTTCCCGTAGATCCTTCTGTTTCGGGCTTTACTACTGTACCAGGCAACTTTGGAGACTTGAGAAATAGAGGTGTTGAATTTTCACTTAGAGGTGATGTGATCAAAACAACTGAATTTAGTTGGAATTTAGGTGCAAACATTTCTTACAATCAAAACAAAATTTTGTCGCTACCAGAAAATGATAGAATTGAAGGCGAGACCATTTTATCTGAAGGAAGTCCTAGAAATACGCTTTTCTTAGTTCCATATGTAGGTGTTGATCCAGCGACAGGTAACGCATTGTACAGAAAGTTAGATGGTACGATCACTCCAAATTTTGACGCCAATGATAAGGTGAAGTTGGGTACATCTGATGCACCATGGTTTGGTGGTATTACAACTAGATTTGCCTATAAGGGTTTTGACTTGAGTGCTCAGCTTAATTTTTTCTTGGATAGAGTAATGTACAATGCAGATCTAGTTAATTTAACGAGGCCTGATTATTTCTACGACAATCTGGCTGCAGAAATGTTAAATGAATGGACACCAACTAATACCAATACCAATGTGCCAAGATTTGATGCTTCAGGCGGTAATGATTTTCAAGCAGAAACTTCTAGATTCGTAGAGGATGCTAGTTTCTGGAGACTGCGAAATGTCACTTTAGGATACACTTTTCGTCCAACGTTACTATCAAGTTTGAAAATAAAATCCGCTAGAGTGTTCGTTCAAGGACAAAATTTATGGACATCAACCAAATTTAGAAGTTTCGATCCAGAGGCTACGGGCTCAGTTTTAGCTGGTGCGCAGTATCCATCGCTTGTTCAGGCAACTTTTGGTTTAAGTATTGGTTTTTAATCTTTGATGTTATGTTTAATATAAAATATATGTATAAAAAAATAGCTCTTTTGGCAATGGTAGGTATATTATCGTTGAGTAGCTGCCAAAAAGATTTAATCGAGCTAACACCAGATTTTACGCTTGATGCGGAAAATAACCCATCGAACATGGTTCAAATTGAACATGTGCTTAATGGCGCTTATGCTGGATTAAGGGCTGCCGATTATTATGGCTCTGGTAGTGGGACTGGAAGTGTGTCGGCGTTGATGCCAGATGTAATGAGTGATAATTTATTTGAAACAAACCAATCATTAGCCAACTCTAGGCCAATGTCTCAATTGGTATTTCAGATTAATGAAGATCAAATTACTAGATTTTACAACGCAGGTTACAAGGTTGTTTCAAGTGCTAACATCGTGCTGCAAAACATAGATAAGTTCGCGACAGCTGCAAATGCCAAACAAGTTAATAGGATCAAAGGTCAGGCCTTGGCGCTTAGAGCTTTAGCTCACTTTGATATGTTTAAGTATTTTGCTGAAGACTATGACCGCAATAGCACCACTACTTTAGCGCTTAATTATGGGAAGGAATTTAAAGTAGATGTAAATGCAAAACCCTCACGCCTAAATAACAAGCAATTCTATGACGAGCTTTTAGCGGATTTAAATGCTGCACAGGGATTTTTAGGCGATGTTGATAATGCCAATTATTACATCACAGGTTTAGTGAAGCCAAGGCTATCTTTAGCAGCAGTTCATTTGTTAAAAGCGAGAGTTTATCTATATGCTAAGATGTACCCAGAAGCAATAGCATCGGCTACGGCGGGCATTGCGATAGCACCGACATTGGTGAACACGCAGACTGCTTTCAGCGGAATGTACAATCAGACTGCTGCGGGAGAAATTATTTGGAATGTGCAATTCGATGCAAACCAAGGAGGCCCGACGAATTTGGTATATTTCGCTACTCAGACGCAAAGTTATTTTAGACCAGCTTTAGAGATTGCTACAGTTGCTGGTACAACAGGTTTAATTAGATCAACAGATATCAGGTATGCAGCATACTTTGCTAATGTTAGGCAATTGGCCTCAAATCCGCAGGCTTTGGCATTAATTAAGTATAGAGGTAAATCCGCTTTGTCTAATGCCAATGCAAATTTTATAGCAATGAAGACGGCAGAGTTATACTTGATCAGAGCAGAGGCTTATGCCAAAAGTTCACCAGCGCAAGAAGCATTAGCTATTGCTGATTTAAATGCTGTGCGTACCGCTAGAATTGCTGGTTACGTTCCAGAAGTTTTGGTAGGGTCTGCATTAACAGATGCTATTGCTAATGAGAGAAGAAGAGAGTTTGTAGGAGAAGGACACAGGTTCTTCGATTTAAAAAGGACTACAAGAACGCTCCAAAGAGGGAGTACCT from Pedobacter sp. SL55 includes these protein-coding regions:
- a CDS encoding SusC/RagA family TonB-linked outer membrane protein gives rise to the protein MKKLLRSLFILLCVASTAMAQNRTITGTVTSKEDGLPIPGVSVKVRGTNVGVSTGADGKFAVSVPANATVLEISSIGYTAQTIALGTSNTVNVSLDTDSKSLNEVVVTTGYTTINRKAFSGATATVSTAEVAKQTFGSFDQALQGSASGVSVTANGGQPGQNAVVRIRGNGSISGNNVPLYIMDGIEISAADFQSVNQGDFESIEVLKDAVSTGIYGSRGANGVIVITTKKGKAGQLQINYDLQIGRSKMPEDRLIVMNSQQKIDYELRNGNPYEWTDEQADSLRAVNFDWKDALFQTGATQQHQISASAGSEKSKVYGSLSFLDQDGIVRTTGLKRYTARLNMDNIVNNFRFGLGLQGGYSNRNNTLEGDAVTNMPLNAIRWSNPYEVDRLPDGSYNNFRGNLLSGQPNGAMELFENKRNTKQLKGIGTAYLEYHIPAVEGLYARTNWGIDYTQNEGDTYISPITSTGFARQGALTRSMSRNFRYTGTSSLNYKNTFDKHELNGGVFFEVVKNDYRTFGFSGFGLDNGFPNETGITPGSAANENYIPTVNGNGNQTGLMSVFASLNYGYNSKYYINAVIRRDGSSRFGLDRRWANFGSIGATWAIDREDFVKEISWISQLNLRASYGTSGNQPINEYPLSQLTKTAYAGVTAWTPTISGNQLLTWETNKTFNVGLDFGVFKNRLSGTLEYYNRLAINQFYNVPVDPSVSGFTTVPGNFGDLRNRGVEFSLRGDVIKTTEFSWNLGANISYNQNKILSLPENDRIEGETILSEGSPRNTLFLVPYVGVDPATGNALYRKLDGTITPNFDANDKVKLGTSDAPWFGGITTRFAYKGFDLSAQLNFFLDRVMYNADLVNLTRPDYFYDNLAAEMLNEWTPTNTNTNVPRFDASGGNDFQAETSRFVEDASFWRLRNVTLGYTFRPTLLSSLKIKSARVFVQGQNLWTSTKFRSFDPEATGSVLAGAQYPSLVQATFGLSIGF
- a CDS encoding RagB/SusD family nutrient uptake outer membrane protein; its protein translation is MYKKIALLAMVGILSLSSCQKDLIELTPDFTLDAENNPSNMVQIEHVLNGAYAGLRAADYYGSGSGTGSVSALMPDVMSDNLFETNQSLANSRPMSQLVFQINEDQITRFYNAGYKVVSSANIVLQNIDKFATAANAKQVNRIKGQALALRALAHFDMFKYFAEDYDRNSTTTLALNYGKEFKVDVNAKPSRLNNKQFYDELLADLNAAQGFLGDVDNANYYITGLVKPRLSLAAVHLLKARVYLYAKMYPEAIASATAGIAIAPTLVNTQTAFSGMYNQTAAGEIIWNVQFDANQGGPTNLVYFATQTQSYFRPALEIATVAGTTGLIRSTDIRYAAYFANVRQLASNPQALALIKYRGKSALSNANANFIAMKTAELYLIRAEAYAKSSPAQEALAIADLNAVRTARIAGYVPEVLVGSALTDAIANERRREFVGEGHRFFDLKRTTRTLQRGSTCGVPSLSPITNCSLAPTAREWSFPITQTLANANNNLQQNPSWR